In Silurus meridionalis isolate SWU-2019-XX chromosome 28, ASM1480568v1, whole genome shotgun sequence, the genomic window GTATGTCTCATTTCCTTTTTCAGCTACCTGCAGGCCTTTGCCAGTTACATTTCATAGAGGTAGGTATCTCTGTTGTTCCTTATCCTTCTGCTAAATGTTGAAGGAAATAAGAttcttaataattaatatgGTGATTATAACAGGTATGCATTGGCACATTTCTGAATGAGACATTCCTTTTCTGTTTCAGCATTCGATATGGTTCACGATCCAGCTGTTGCTGTAGAAACCCTGATCTCCCTTGGCTTCGAGAGGATCTTGACAAGTGGATGCGACAGCTCAGCTTTGGAAGGTTTACCCGTCCTTAAACGCCTCGTGGAACAGGTCTGTAAAACAGGATGTTGTCTGATATCGCGCAAAAGGGATTGACAAAATGTCCATTATAATTATGTacataatttgatttgatttgattaagtATTAAGAAAGCCTTCTTTCGCTTGAGCTATAAGCGGAGTCAGTTCAATCCTCTTTAATGGTGTGTTTACTCTTAGGGAAAGATCACAActggtttgaaaaaaacatttactgaaatCCAAAGCAATTTGACCAAACATGGTTGGCTTGTGGGCATTTTTTTAGGTATACTTCAATTGAAAAAACAATAGAATTGTTTTAGGGATAAAACTAATTAAGTTAAACCACTTTTTTACATGTAAACAGTACTCTGTACTTTTTGGTAATACCCCACATCTTTATTTGGCTATTATATTCCACTTTTTCACATATCGTGCTGAAAAAATATCTTCATCCTCACTTTTCTAACAAAAGTCCCATTGCAGTATGAATAGATATTTGCATCTATCcatgattctctctctctaaactGGAGGGCCAGTTCTAGCTGAcgagaaacagccccaaagcacaatgtttccaccaccatgcttcagcATGCTTCATATGATGTTATTTAGGTGATAAACATTCTTGTACACACAGTGCCTGTGAAACGTTTGGaaaacacacgtgtgtgtgtgtgtgtgtgtgtgtcccttttgtttatgtgcaaaaatgtttactttGGCCAAACAAATATCAACgtagagtgtgtatgttggTACAAATAATCAGCAAAATCCTCCCTTCTCatgaaaaacagctttttttgtgtaaagacaaaaaaggttttttaatatttatttgtaagttCTGCACATATCATTCGATTTTGGGGAAAAGACTAATAATGCAGCACATTTACAACCAATAATACTAAGGATCTGAGCAgagtttgtacattttttatttattgaagcTTTGCAAGAATTCTAGCAGGTTTCCTATATATATGTTAGGTAACCTTGAGTCGAGGTGACCGGTggtcttttttcatttcttcatttcttaattcattttttaaaaagacagtCTTACAcagcttacaaaaaaaattcacaatgctaggggaaaaaatgctaaagtagaacaaaaaatattttccacaaatCGCTATTTGTTATAACGTAAATGCGTGAGTTTGGTGACATTTGAAGCTGTACATGTGGAAAGATTTTTTCGCCCATGCAGTTTGTCTTTTgagtctaaaatatataaaagctgTTTAAACCCATCTCTCTTTTAACCGCTTGAACTTATACCATGTCTCTCGCAAATGTAATTGGTGAAAGCGTTTTTTATGTCTTGcctctgttgttgtttttttctgtggtaTGGAACTTTCTTGCTAAATGATTAGTTTTTTGCGTgtgggtgtttttattttttaattattattattattattattattttaccctGCATGTCGTGTTCAGCTGAATCACAAAgcttttcatcttcttcttctttcggcttctcccacagcagatcatccgtctccatacccccctgtcctctacatctgcctctttcaacccaatgacctgcatgtcttccctcaccacatccacaaaccttctccttggtcttcctcttttcctccttcctggtggctccatcctcagcattctcctactgatataccccatgtccctcctctgtacatgtccaaaccatctcaatctcacctccctcaccttgtctccaaaacgtcctacatgcgctgtccctctaataaactcatttctaatcctgtccatcgtcatcactccttaacatcttcagctctgctacctccagctccacctcctgtcgtttactcaatgccactgtctctaatccatacaacatctcaggtctcaccacagtcctataaactatccctttcactctcacagatactcttctatcacaaatcactcctgctatcactcttctccacccactccaccctgcctgcactcttttcttcacttctctaacatactCTCCATTACTTGATGGAGcttatcaatttatttatagtCATTGTGGAGAGACGTTGGAAGTTTCTGATTTTGTAAGTTTGTGAAATTGGCCAATTTTTGACTAACATCTGACCTTTCAAAACCAAACCACCTCCATGCTAGTGATGACGATCCAGGTATTGGAATGAATTTTTGCATGGATTTGAGGTTGCTCTTGTGAATTCGTGAACATTTCGTGAACACTGCAGCATCTGGATTGGTTACAGGAATTGCATTCGATAATATGTTTTAGCGCATcattaaaacaacaattacgATTTTATCCCACACGATATATATCGCACGCCCCTAAGGCGTACTTGTTTAGGCCCTCAGGCCTGAGCAACTAAGACTGGCGACTCCAATCGCTCAAATGGATTAGAAATGCCACAGTCATGGAATTGACCTTTTGTCACCcgatttaaacaataaaaccgAGAGTGCAAAGGGTGAATGAATGTGATCAGTTCTGTTTGAGTGTTGAATGTGAACTACTTAAAATAAGGAATTTAATTTAGAATGTAAGGttgaaaatctatttatttcttttttatttaaattttatctaatcaatttcattaaatttttttttcaaaacactatataaaatttatatatatatatatatatatatatatatatatatatatatatatatatatatatatatatatatatataatatatagtggaACCTCGGTTACAATTTAATtggttccggtactttattcgtaacctaaAAGTTCGTATCCTGATACGCGTGGATAGAGCGTGGGTGGCGATAAGAAAAGAACCGACTTGCCTGTGATTTTTTGGTGCGCGACGTTCATATCCCGAAattttgttcgtaaccagggcaaaaattttgatgaactgcgattcgtaacctgaattatacgtatgccgggcgttcgtaacccgaggttccactgtatgtatatatatatatatatatatatatatatatatatatatatatatatatatatatatatatatatatatatatatatatatatatatatatatatatatatatatatatatatatatatatatatattttttatatatattttttttttatatatataattttttttaaacactatttaaatatatctatacattcctatttctgtgtgttttggTAAATAATGGTGCACAGGTTGTGTTATCCTGCATAGATGTTCATTCCTGAGCTGATGCAGGAATTGATTGTCACTCTTGTAGTTATTTCTTTCTCATCAAGGTTAATAATGTGCACTGGAAATCTTGGCCCTTTGCAGGGTATTGTTAGGTATTGTGAGAACATTGAGACAGTTGCCCTAGCTCTGGGTATTCACATGGGCCAAGGACAACAGAGAGAGAACAGCGTGAGAACATTGTGGTACCACTACTGGAGCACTGGCAGTAATACAAGATAAATGGCTGAAAAAGCAAGTAAACCTGGAGCAAAATCAGCCAAAACCACAGGCATTAATGTCCAGCTTAGCTTAATAATAGACATTGCATTATATTATTagaaaatcacacacatacaaaattaaatgttttcttcttttattaacTGTGTGACTTTTATTGACTGTGTGACTTCATCATGAATAACGTGTGCCGTCTTCTGTCTCTTTTCCTCCGACAGGCAAAAGGCCGGATAATTATAATGCCAGGTAAGAATTAAAATTTGCTCCAAGAGCCTTCCCGCACCTTTGTTGTTGCATATGAATTCACATGTCCTTCAGTTTAATCATTGggatgaataagatgttcttaataagtgtaagtttgtccctgatgagcaaactgctggtgactgtggcaaggaaaaactgccTAAGATGGCCTagggaaggaaccttgagaggaacccaactcaagagggaaccatcCTTATCTGGATGGCagcaaatgtccatttattacagctaaatgatgttgaggtgtagtgatggtgatcaagtttaaactgtagtcctgagtcagtgtagcagacttttaacattaagtacagtccaaatccatagTCATATGGAGTTTCGATTTAGGAAATTGGGACTGAGATTTATTCCTAGTGAAAAAGCTTTCctaatacaatatatggacaaatgtttgtggaccaTAGGATTTgtaagtgctttttgaacatcctaatACACATATAATGCCTATTTTGCTCATTCATCCAAAAAGGCGGTAGTAAAGTCAgtcaggtgaggaggtctggggtgcagtcagtgttcatattAAATTtattcaataaggttgaggtaagagctctaaagcaggttactcaagatcttccattcaaACCCATGTGGAGcagattttcatggagctggtgttgtgCATAGgtgcaatgtcatgctggataACCATTTATAATGGTATATTTGATTGTTCCTCaaatgattaaatacaattcaatAGGATGAAATAGGATTTAGATTATTATCTATTACCCTTCTGTCTCCTGTTCTCTGGCCTCCACATGATATGCACAAGAACATCACGCTTACCAATTTATTTGTGCAGATCAGGGAACCAACTGTGATTTCAAACAGGGTTTCAGTATTAGTTCGAGGCTGTGGGTTGTGTTTAAAGCCAGTTGAAGACAGTTAGAGATAAAGGCCACCTTTCCTTCTATCTTTTACCTTCAGTATATCGATTAAGTGAAGTTGTACCCACTGTAGCCTCTTATTCCTGTTTCATACTGATTGAGTGGAACCCGATGTGCCgctgtaatttttttgtaatacactaacagatggcagcacagccacagggagcaccgaccttcataagtcagtgtgaaAAAGACATTGTCCAGTGTATTTCAGAAGATGCTATTTTGACCATGGTACCACGTTCTGACCACCTGCGTCACAGAGTTCTCCTCACTGAGTTTCTCACCAGATACAGCATTGATCTCACTTTCACACCCACCCTACTGGCCAGATTTGGCTCCGGTGCACTTTACCCTCTTCcacctgaagatgaagatcacGCTTTAAAAAACtaggagcgctgtattgctgtttaAGGGGACTATATTGAATTCTTTAGACGGGTGTAAGTGTAAATTACAGATCTTCATTTTCTAAAATGCTTAAACCAGTCTATCTGAAGTCGAGGGCACTAAGGTCACATTTCTTCTCCATTAACTACACAGGTCTATATCtgtatgattttatgcattgttcTGCTCCAACATTATTGGCAGGatacaaagcaaacagcatgatAACAGTGACTTTACAAACTATTTTCTGACAGCCTTCATTCTGCTTTCTTGTGTCAGGTGGAGGCATCACCGAGCGTAACCTGCAGAGGATACTCGAAGGCTCCGGTGCTCAGGAGTTCCACTGCTCGGCACGTTCCACTAAAGACTCGGCCATGAAATTCAGGTAAAGGCTGCAAAAATAGGAATTTTTCGTTCACGTCCCGTCACGCCATGCCTTTTAATGTCTCGTTGTTTCTTCACTACAGGAACTCCAGTGTGAGCATGGGAGCCTCCCTCACAGCACCCGAGTACTCGCTTAAGGTTGCCGACGTAGGCAAAGTGCGCACTCTTAATGCCATTGCCAAGAATACACTCTAGTGGCACTATGAAACGGGCTGGGCTCTTTTTAGGGAGCAGGTCCTCCTTGAACTGGAGACAGTCCCTATGTCTGTTGTACTATTTCAATTCAGCAGGTCATCATTGAACCGAGTTTTGTCTTTCAGTTTAGACCAAAGTAACCATGAGCCAAGATGCCCCTAAAACTtgtaataaaaacctttatttttgattttttgatGGCATTTGATTATTTTGAGCCACAGCAGGTTCAAACACTCGCATTTGATATTCTTGCTTCACCGAGGTTTATTGACCCGAATGTACTTACTTCGTCTCATCGACGTCGTTACGACCCGAAATGGCAGCAAATTATTAAGTAATTCAACGTAGCCTCGCTTTATCCACTCTCCCAATGTTATTTCCTTTCTCGAATGAAAATTCAATCGTTACTATAATTACGCAACACGCTTTCTGCTTGACAATAATTAACCACGGATTCCTCACGCAGAGACGACAGCGCAGCTTCATTTGGTGAATGAATACCTTTTCTAGAGCAACTGTCTGTGTAAAGGTTTCGTAAGTGGATCAGATTATAcctttgtaaatatttttttaagttaggCAGCATTGAAAATAGGAGAAACGACTTTTCTGTCACGTCTTCGTGAAACCGAAATTAGATTGAAGAGCATTTCGAAAGGTTAACGGTTTAATTGAGGGTCAAAAGAACGTAACGCGTCCTTGTTTAAAGAAGGTATACAGAGTAACATTtatcaaaagagaaaaaaaaaattgaaattaaattatatttagatataaatatatatatttattatagcaaattgaattgaatgtgaaGGAACATTCCAAATATCAAAACCAACATGCATAGAATTTCCAGTTTAagaaattcaattcagtttaattcatttttattacatttacattgtctcaaatcggctttacacagataacgtggtaagaaagaatgaataaaatgttctctATAAAGGTAAGTTTGTCCTGAATGAGTGAttcggtggcaactgtggcaaagaaaacttccctgagatggcataaggaagaaaccttgagaagaatgagactcaagagggaactcgTCCTCATCTAGAAATACACAAGTGGCTGGACAATAACACAGGCTTTCATAGTTTATACCAACCCCTATGACACATCACAGTTATGTAATACTGATATACTAAAAGTACACTTATCTATTGACATTTGTCCTCCTAAGTTCAGTGTCAGAGCCCAGATTTTTACGTCACCGGAAACCTGTCAAGGAACCCAAATGTTGCGTCAATGGGCATTGCAATGCTGGAACCAGTTTGGGTCTAATAggtcaagtaaagggaaaatggaATCCGAtgtcatccaaagacatcctacacaattgtgtgccaccGACTTTGtgcaacagtttgggaagaaaatcatatggctgaaaaagccTTCTGTCCAAAAACgtttgaccatatagtgtattatgataattctttttttactataaatgaATGCACTTCCAGTAGCAGCATGTAAACATAGATGTTGCATGATCATCAGGGCAAACAGCagctttaaaacaaaataatgtcaaGAGGCTTTCATACTTGACTTACAGTGCTGTAAAAAACTATTTGCCcctttctgaattttttttgttcatttatttgtcacacttaATTGATTCAGatcttaatattatttaaagataGCCCGAGTGaatacaacatgcagtttttaaatgatgatttcaAAAACTCTTTAAACCTGCTTGGCACTGTGTGAAAATGAATTGCCTCCCTCAGGTTAtctttgtgtaatataaaaGATTTGCTTGATGATCTGAATAAACTGTATGCTGTGTTCTAGTGAAATCTCTTCGAGTTATCCGAGGGGCTGCAGAAttaaacaccagagagtgaaatgaaaaaaaacaggaaattttAACTTGATCACTTTTTGACTCTTTAAATGTGAGACATTTGCACAGACACTGATTTTCCTCCATGTTATCAGTAAATGTTAATTCCCTAAATTATTTTCTGTGTTACAAATCAAGCAATTACGTATTTACATTCAGTATAAACAGTGGAGGAATAGTACATATAAATGGCTGGCCAAGCAAATGTCCCTGAATATTCTTCATAATCCGAGAAGCCCTTTCAGCAAAGGCCAAAGCTTCTTCCACAAGTTTATTGTCCTCTTTGTTGATGTATAAAGCTATTGCTCTATtggtttacatttaaatattttacaaccTGTTATTATTCGGAAGGGCCTCATTATATTCGTAGGACCTTGACGTTAAGTTGGACTGTTTAAACTGTGCGACGCCTCAGCTGGAAACTCGTTATCTTCATCACATGACTCACACATTGATCCTATCTAAAAGCTTCTGTGATTATTATAGGTGAAGAGAAAAAGCGAGGAAACATGCAACTCATGCAAGTCATAAAGCTGGATAATCAGTCCAAcctaatacatttcattatacaTTCTAATGGAGTTTACAGTTAAATTGTTATCTTCCTTTGTTGGGTGACTTTTAATGAATTTTGCTGTGTTTGACAGGGATATTATATTTGATTCGatgtgattttaatatttttcttctggAAAAACAAAGAATGAATATACCACAAAGAATGAATAGTATAGTATcaaatatagtatatagtatcaAATGAATTGCATACAGGAAGtaaacatatacaatataataaaataggattaaatcaaatcattttttacataaaattaatTCTAAAGTAGCTAATGGTATATTAAAGGTTATGCATCCGGATTTTGGCTCTGGACAACGTTTCTCATCAGACACTTCACCACCATGTCCCAAGTCACATGCtacacatcatttacatttgttcCCTGTCACATTATCAGCACATGAATTTACAGTAAGTATCACTTTACATTGCACTCTTTGTCTTATGTTTGTTACGATTCTCATTCTATGAATCGAGTTATGgtctctttctttgttttgtgtgtggatTTCATTGAGACAGTTTGGTACTTTGCACCTTATTAAACTTTATCTGCACTTCCATGTTTTTTACATGACAACAAGGataattctttgtttatttCGCTAATCTGCCcgttaaaagtaatttttttttttattttgttgtatggAACATATGGTATGAAAATTTActttgaacaaataaatatataaatgtacaaataatacCTTTTTTTCATTGAATTCTCCCATAGCATGaacaacagctttacacactcttggcatctggGCAGTTTGTTTATTCAAACTGCCCAGAtgcaagagtgtgtaaagctgtttcaTACCATATGTTGACCATACCATATGTTCATACCAAATATTCACCTATAATACTTCCAATGCAtctgtaaaacttgccaaagatgatcttcactagttggaaatttctttctgaccttgtgatccagttcatcccagagttcaataggatttaggtgtggtgactgggcaggataTTCCAATGATAGATTTCACTCCAACCGACTGTTTTCTctgtaaataacacttacagagctcgGATGTACGCTTTGGGTAAttttcttgttgtatggtgaagtcagttccaatgagccgcagtccagatgaAGTATGAAACAgtggccatgttggttcagttttcctttcacctggaataagtcaCCAATTttccctgcttcaaaacaaccccaaaccattacgcTTTCAaatccatgtttgactgtgggggtgaggcagtctgcttacatcttctctcttgttctctgttTCACAgaagtttttcttttagaacCAAAATATCAAATTTGAACTTATCTGTACACAAAACGGAAGAAATTGATTCATTGTCCAATTGTGTttttgattagtttttttttcctagtttTACCTAAATGtcattctttttacattttaagcaatcaacaacaaaacaaagacatcagaaaaaaaaaattacgaatgaataaataaaatgaagagaaaaagatgATCCATATAGTTCAGCAGACGCTATCAAACCCAATATGATTTTCTTTGGAATAAACACAATAGCTTTCATCCAAGGTGCATGAGATGGATAGCTTGAGGACTTACAGGTAATAAGAGTTCTTCTCTTTGCCAGGGCAACAATTATTGTGGCCCAGTAACTGTGATTTGCAAGTGAAAAGAGAAGCGGGCTCTCCAAAAATAGCAAGCAAATTTAGAGGAAATTAAGAGGGGGGACACAGATCCTTGAAACTAGCAAGTTGCACGGAATTGAAACGATGAGCAAAACCCAATCCAAATCTTCAAAGCAGACAAAACTAAATGGTTTGAAGAATAATGTGATAATGTGGCAAACATCCCGAAGCAATAGAATGCTTCTAACATAGTGCAATTGGTGTCTGGAAATGATCTAAAAATCTCTCTTTTGTCTGGTTATAACCCCCTGCTGTGCTCTGGCTTTCTAATATGATGGAACTGTCGTGGATGAAGCTGATAATGGCTTTGTCAATCAATTGAAcaagtatttatttatgcaaataaataatgtcaCAGTGTTCTGTAACACTTCCCTTAAGGCTTGACATGCAAACAGATTCATGCTGGGAAACACAATTACAGCCAATCAGATCCAGTTCATTTTGGCACCAAACCTTTTTAGTATAATGACAAGAAATTCATTGtcatgagttttttttattttagatcacAATGACTCATTATGAGTCTGTTAAGAAAATGACACAGTTTATGTTTATTGTTCCAGATGTCTACATTTTGATGtccaattttcccttcacttttttttttaaggctttaTGTATTGTCAATTCCGTGTTACtatgttaatttatttgttacTGACTCACTATTGTTTCTTTTTAGGCAAAGTATCCTGTTGATGTCGTATATGAAAAAGTCTTTATCTCGTccctgttttattatttaatatatatttgtcataTATATGACATTACAACAGCCAGAATACACAAAAGGGCAGagattttctttataatatatatgttcACAAAAtatcttgtttatttattcattcattcagaaaTTGTTTAATTTAGTACTCAACGGAACAGAAACAGCTTGTTTGCCATATATACATAACAGCAAATTGAaactttttctttgcatattccagcTTGTTAGAGCACTGGGTCAGCGATTATACGCCAGAGGCGTATAATTATACGCCATTATAGGGAGATTGTCGGTGCTAGGGCTCAAActttaacaaaaacaacaactttaacAGGTGAATATTTTTATAGTCTGAAATTATTAGAATATTCTTATAATCACATCCCCTACACACCCCCTACTTATTAATCACAATCTAAACTCAAGAGTACACCGATCAGGGATAACATTaagcctaatattgtgttggtcccccttttgctgttaaaacagttctgacccatcgagcatcaacagcattaactttttcagcaatatgagctacaggagctcatctgtttagtcggaccacacggtccagccATCGCTCCCTATGTGCATCAGTGAACCTCGGCtgctcatgaccctgtcgccggtttaccactgttcctttcttggagcacttttaatagatactgaccactgcagaccaggaacatcccacaagagctgcagttttggagatgctctgacccagtcgtccagacggcacaatttgtcaaactcgctcaaatacTTACGCCcgttttttcctgcttctaacacgtcaaatttgaggacaaaatgttcacttgctgcctaatatataacactcactaacaggtgccataatgaagagacAATCAGTGGTGAAGTCCTTTCAAA contains:
- the cutc gene encoding copper homeostasis protein cutC homolog, translating into MAEGFLMEVCVDSVESAINAERGGAGRIELCSSLIEGGITPSVGLLQVVKENVQIPVYVMIRPRGGDFLYSEREVEVMRRDIELLKRHRADGFVLGALTEDGRVDAELCMELLATCRPLPVTFHRAFDMVHDPAVAVETLISLGFERILTSGCDSSALEGLPVLKRLVEQAKGRIIIMPGGGITERNLQRILEGSGAQEFHCSARSTKDSAMKFRNSSVSMGASLTAPEYSLKVADVGKVRTLNAIAKNTL